Genomic segment of Paraburkholderia agricolaris:
AGCAATACCACTTTCTAACGCTGGCGCAATACGACCATATTAAGGCACTGGAGGAGTCCGGCGCGCAATCGGCAGCCCAGGCGCAGGTTGCAGATCAACTTACCGAGGCTCTCGGAAAACAACATACGGAGCTGGGGTGGTTGCCCGCTGCGTGGCATGCCGTCGGTGAAGCTGCCCAATCAGCATGGCGCCAGATGATGAATCTCGGCAAACCAACGAGCGCCGAGGATAAGTTGGGCGCGCTTAAGGCCGAGCTCGTGCAGGCAACGGCGGATATGGCTGCCGGCGGAACGTCGGTTTCTGCAGATGGTGTGTCGGTCTTCGCTTCAAAAGACGATATGCAGGGGCGCATAAAGCAGTTGCAGTCACAGATTGCGAATCAGCAGGCCTTCGTCGATAACGAGCAGAAATTTGCCGCGCAGCAAGAGCAGAACGGCAAGGTCCACCAGGCCGCCATCGATGCCAACAACGCGCTTACCAAAAGCCTCGAGTCGCTCGACAAGGGTTATGCGAAAGACGAGGCGATGCGCAAGCTGTATCAACAATTTGTCGCGCTGAAGAAGGAATATGAGAACACCGGTGTGATGCCCTCGAATTATCGGGGCGTTTCGTTCAACGTGCACACCGGTGATTTCAGCGGCGGACTTTATGACAAAGCTGCGGCTGACATCGCGGACAAGTTTAAGGATAAAACGCCGAAGCACCAGAAAGCGTACACCGACGACGCTGCTACCCGATTCATCCAGCAGCTACGCGATCAGGGCGCGCAGTTGCAGGCGCAGCTCGATACCACCGACAAGCTGACGGCGGCCGAGAAGGATCTCGTTAAATTCAACCAGCAGGTTGGCGACTGGAAAGGCAAGACCCTTACGGCGGATCAAAAGAGCTTCTTGGCTAACCAGGATGCGATCCGCGCACAGTTGCAGAAGAATGTCGAGCTTGAAAAAGAAGTTAAACACAACGAAGACATTGCCAAACTGAAGGAGCGCTCCGCGCAAATCGATGCGTCAATTGCGAGCTATCAGAACGGGCTGAACGAACAGTATGGTCGTCAGCTCGACGCGTTCGGAATGGGAGCGGATGCCGTCCGTAATGCGCAGGCCGTGAAGTCGATCTATGCAGAGTATCAGCGGCTTCAGGAGCAGCTCGACAAGGTGACGCCCAAGGACCTGCTGGGGGCACTGACTATACGAAGGCTTCCGCTGACATCCAGGCCGGCCTCGCCCAGTCTCTCCAGGATTACGACACTTACTACTCGTCGCTCAAGGCGAAGCAGGCCGATTGGACGAATGGTGCGTCGGAGGCCTTGGCGAACTATCGCGATAGCGCAGCGAATGTTGCGGCGTCCGTTGCGTCAACGTTTCAAGGTGCGTTCCGCGGGATGGAGGATGCCTTCGCGTCGCTCGTCACGACTGGCAAGGCCAACTTCGGCGATCTCGCGAAGAGCGTTATCGCCGACATCGCTCGCATGCAGGCGCGCGCAGCGATCTCAGGTTTGTTCAGCTATGCGACCAGTGCGTTCGGCAGTTATTTCGGCGACTCACCTATGCTGGGACATGCCACGGGCGGTTACATCAGCGGCCCGGGAACGGGCACCAGCGATAGCATCATGGCGCGCTTGAGCAACGGCGAATTCGTCATGACGGCGGATGCTGTTAAGCGCATTGGTCCGGCAAACCTCGACGCGATGAACAACGGGGCGAGTGTGCACAGCATGGCCCGTTTTGCGTCGGGCGGCCTCGTCGGATCAAACGTCGCTTCCGCTTCGGCCGCTCGTGGTGATGGCGCCGCGGTCTCTCTTACGGTTCAGACGAGCGAAGGGGGCAATGGTCTGACGGCATCCGATGCGAAGTGGCTGCAAGGCCAGCTCAAGAATCTTGTCGACGCGCGTATCGCCGCCAAGATGAAAGGGCAGGGTGGCTACGCCTGGCAGCTTGCTAACCGGTCGGTGTAAAGATGACGACGCAGACTTTCACCTGGGTACCGACGGTTGCTGGATCGTCGGGTGACGCCATGCTTCTTGTGCGCAAGGCGCAGTTCGGCGATGGATACGCTCAGCGTGCCCCGGACGGGCTCAATAACCGTTCATCTTCGT
This window contains:
- a CDS encoding phage tail tape measure protein, whose protein sequence is MQAGLAQSLQDYDTYYSSLKAKQADWTNGASEALANYRDSAANVAASVASTFQGAFRGMEDAFASLVTTGKANFGDLAKSVIADIARMQARAAISGLFSYATSAFGSYFGDSPMLGHATGGYISGPGTGTSDSIMARLSNGEFVMTADAVKRIGPANLDAMNNGASVHSMARFASGGLVGSNVASASAARGDGAAVSLTVQTSEGGNGLTASDAKWLQGQLKNLVDARIAAKMKGQGGYAWQLANRSV